The Zootoca vivipara chromosome 4, rZooViv1.1, whole genome shotgun sequence genome has a segment encoding these proteins:
- the C4HXorf38 gene encoding uncharacterized protein CXorf38 homolog codes for MALAELASRLNCAEYKNWVKAGHSLLLLRAALQRFAGEQVQAFHRQLVARSSARLSPSGLRCSRRCTPRGKQFQPACSLCKEWKKEILNHHTHKNGEVHWGNCRPWLWPSNAWELAKAYMPRGKADICGPDKCDASALLNLFNFCDHFSNIDQKKVREVIKCRNELMHSSDMKVSSSWLKEFGNHVQNLLNEFQHIPEAQTARTRIEKLLSSDWAVHVPGGDQLDGLEGEMNQSHISEIEAELIKERLHEISLLVEEQGMMSEEDLNRIQIVKDFLNGNHDLQRSLQAEMQNLEDLVQKLYGQKQSMKETQEVNNEETDEGKCICLK; via the exons ATGGCGCTGGCGGAACTGGCCTCTCGCCTCAACTGCGCCGAGTACAAGAACTGGGTGAAGGCCGGGCACAGCCTGCTGCTCTTGCGGGCCGCCCTGCAGCGCTTTGCCGGGGAGCAAGTGCAGGCCTTCCACCGCCAGCTCGTCGCGCGCTCTTCCGCGCGCCTCAGCCCGTCGGGCCTCCGCTGCAGCAGGCGCTGCACCCCTCGAGGCAAGCAG TTCCAGCCTGCGTGCTCCTTGTgtaaagaatggaaaaaagagaTTCTGAATCATCACACGCACAAGAATGGGGAGGTCCACTGGGGAAACTGCAGGCCTTGGCTCTGGCCGTCTAATGCATGGGAGTTGGCAAAG GCTTACATGCCTCGTGGGAAAGCAGACATTTGTGGTCCAGACAAATGTGATGCATCTGCACTCTTAAACCTTTTCAACTTCTGCGATCACTTCAGTAACATCGATCAGAAGAAAGTCAGAGAG GTGATTAAGTGCCGCAATGAACTAATGCATTCTTCAGATATGAAAGTCTCTTCTTCTTGGCTGAAAGAATTTGGGAATCATGTTCAGAACTTGCTAAATGAATTTCAACACATTCCAGAGGCTCAGACGGCTCGTACAAGGATAGAAAAG CTTCTGTCATCTGATTGGGCTGTACATGTACCAGGGGGAGATCAGCTTGATGGATTGGAGGGTGAAATGAATCAAAGCCACATCAGTGAAATAGAAGCAGAACTGATAAAAGAGAGACTCCATGAAATCAGTCTTCTTGTGGAAGAACAAGGAATGATGTCAGAAGAG GATTTAAACAGAATACAAATTGTAAAGGATTTCCTAAACGGCAACCATGATCTTCAAAGAAGTTTGCAGGCTGAAATGCAGAACCTAGAAGACCTTGTGCAAAAATTGTACGGCCAAAAACAATCCATGAAAGAAACCCAGGAAGTGAACAATGAGGAGACAGATGAAGGCAAGTGTAtatgtttaaaatga